The genomic DNA GCTACGAGACCGAGGCCGTGGCCGATGGCCGGCAAGCGTTGGAGCGCTACCGTGTGGCACAGCAGGCATCCCAGCCCTTTGCCGCCGTCATTATGGACCTGACGATCCCCGGTGGCATGGGCGGTGTCGAAGCCGTCAGCCGCCTGCGTGAGGTCGATCCCGAAGCCCGTGTGCTCGTCGTCAGCGGTTATGCCGACAGCGGTGTGCTGGCCGACTATGAGCAGCACGGCTTCGATGCCCTCCTTCCCAAGCCATTCTCGCTGCGCGACCTCGCAGTCGCCCTGAGCGCTCTGCTCCAGCCTGAAGGGAAATCGACGGTACACTAAGGCGTGTCTGACATCCTCGTGTGGGACGGGCTCGAACCTTGCCCGTACTTGCTCGATCGCAAGGCGCGGATGCCGTTGCGCCTGCCGTCCCGCCGGTTGACCCCGCCCGAGGTAGACGCGCGGCTCGCGACTGGCGAGCGGCGGCTGGGCGCGTTGTGGTACCGGACGGCGTGTCCCACGTGCGCTGCGTGCGTCCCGCTGCGCCTCGACGTCCGTCGGTTCACGCCGTCGCGGTGGGGACGTCGCGTGCTGCGGCGTGGTGACGCCAGATTCCACGTGCGCACCGGCCGGCCGTCGGTCGACGCGCCGCGATTGGCGCTCCACAACAAGCACCTCATCGAACGCGGCCTTGCCGACGGTCGCGCGCAGACCATCGGTGCCGATACCTACCGTCGCCATTTCGTGACGACGACGTGCGACACGCTGGAGCTGAGTTACGAGGTCGATGGTCGGCTGGCCATGGTGGCGATTACCGATCGCGGCCAGGAGTCGCTTTCGGCAGTCTACTGCTACTACGATACCGGCCTTGCGCAACTCAGCCCTGGCAGCTACTCGATTTTGAAGCAGTGGCAGCTCTGTCGTCAGTGGGAGCTCCGCTACCTCTATTTGGGCTTTTACATCGCTGATTCACCGCGTATGCGCTACAAGGCCCGCTTCGTCCCGCACGAGCGCCTGATTGACGGCGTGTGGCAGCCGTTCCCGACGCAGTAGATAGTCCCTGTAGCCCTCCCCCGGCCATCCGTTCGCGATCGGGGTCAAACAAGGATAGGACGCCTCGCCGAGGCGTTCGGACGGTACGCTCACGCCTTCGCGCTCCGCGCTACGGCGGACGAGCCGGCAAACGGGCGCTACCTCGCGCGGAGGCCACTTATGCTGTCACGGCGGACTGCCCTCCTGATTTTCTTACTCGTAAGCACCACGGCCGGCGTTTCGTACCCATCTGCGACGGTGCTGGCTCCTCAGGCCCCGCCGACGGTGGCCGCCACGCGCACCCCGATGAAGGCGTTCGCCTCCGAGCGGGAGCTTCTGGCGTTCCTCGAAGAGCTCGGCAAGCGGCAGAAACGCGAGCGGCGAAGGACAGAGACGATCGGCGTTACGGGCGGGGTGGTGGGCGCGCTCCCAGCACCTTCACCTCAGGCAGCCGCCTCGCTTTCCACCGAGCAAGCGACAGCGGACTCCATCACCAACACGCAGCACGCCGGCGTCGACGAAGGGGACATCGTCAAGGTCCATGGTGAGCACCTGGTGATCTTGCGGCGAGGACGCCTCTTCACGGTTGCGATTGCCAACGATGAGCTGACGCCAGTGTCGAGCGTCGACGGCTTTGCGCCTGACATCGACCCGCGCCGCAGTTGGTACGACGAGATGCTCGTCGCCGGAGACACGATTATCGTGATTGGCTACAGCTACGAGCGCGGCGGCACCGAGATCGGACTGTTCGACATCGATGCCAAGGGGCGTCTCTCGTATCGATCGACGTATCACCTCCGGTCGAACGACTACTATTCGTCGCGCAACTACGCGAGCCGGCTGCTCGGTGACACCCTCGTCTTCTATGCTCCGCTCTACGTCGATGCGACCGGTTCCGTGCCCACGGCCTGGCTACCTGCGCTGCGGCGATGGCGCAGCGGCACAACCGCCGCTGATTTCGAGCGCATCATCGAGCCGTCGCGCATCTACCCTCCGGTCGACGATTCGGCGTCTCTGACGCTACACACGGTCACGGTGTGCGATCTTGCGAGCCGAGACATGACGTGCAGGGCGACGGGTGTCATGGGCCCACCGGGACGCGTCTTCTACGTCTCCCCTGATTCCGTGTACGTATGGATGACGCCGTGGTGGCGGACCGCCGCCGCTCGTCGCTCGCTGCTCTATCGCCTGCCGCTCGACGGGTCGGAACCGTCAGCCCTGCGCGTCAGGGGGGCACCAATTGATCAGTTCTCATTCCTTCAGAGTCGGGATGATCATCTGAACGTGCTCCTGCGCGCGGACGCACGCGGCGACACGATGTGGAACGCCGAGGGTCCTGGGCGTGGCGTGGCGTTGCTGCGTGTTCCCCTCGCGCAGCTCGATGGTGATGCGCCGGAGGCTCCGGCGGATCGATATCGCGTGTTGCCGGCCCCGGACGGTCGCGCGTTTCAGAATCGGTTCGTTGGAGAGTACGTGCTCTATGGGACCGGGACCACCTGGACGCGCCGCGATCCAGGCGACACCGACAACTCCTTGTACGCCTACCGATTTGCGGGCCAGGCCGATCCCGTGTCTCTGCCTCTGGGACACGCTGTGGATCGGATCGAGGCCATGGGCGGCGATGCGATTGCGGTTGGCGGCAGCGACCGTGACCTGCACTTCACGGCGGTCGGCCTCCAAGGGCAGCCTCGGCTCGGTGGCCGGTTCACCGAGCAGGCGGCGGTGCAGGGTGAGCTGCGCAGCCACGGCTTCTTCTACAAGCCAGACAGCGAGGCGAACGGGATGTTCGGACTGCCGATCCGCTCCGCGGAGCAGACCGGCGCGTCACATCTTCGACATGACTCTGCGTTCGTGCGTTATGTGCGGAACCGCTCGTTGAACTTCAGCGATGCCGGCAAGCTCGTGGCCCGTCACGACGGGGCGCAAGACGATGCGTGCCGCGCATCGTGTGTGGACTGGTACGGCAACGCGCGACCGATTTTCTGGCGCGATCGCCTGTTCGCGTTACTGGGCTACGAGATCGTCGAAGGCCGGCTCGACGAAGGGCGCGTGCAGGAGTTGCGGCGGGTCAACTTCGCGCCCGGCGTCGCGCGCAGCACGCAGTAGCTGCTACACTTCTTCGGAGACGATGTCCGGCGCGCGGAGGAGATCCGTGGTTCGGCTGTGGCGGAGGGCCAGCCGCTTCGTTCGCGGCGCTCGGCTGGTTGCGTACGGGCTCGTCGACACCGATCACCCGCTGCTCGCCCAGATGGTCGTGACGCGGCGCTGCAATCTCGACTGTACCTACTGTAACGAGTTCGACAAGGTTTCGGCGCCGGTGCCACTCGTGGCGATCCTCCGGCGGCTCGACAAGCTCGCCGCGTTCGGCACGGCCGCGGTGGCATGCACGGGCGGAGAGCCGCTCCTCCATCCCGATCTCGATGCGCTCCTTCGAGGAATGCGCGAGCGAGGGATGACCTCGGCACTGCTCACCAACGGGTACTTGCTGTCGCCCAAGCGCATCGAGGCACTCAACCAGGCGGGCCTCGACTACCTCCAGATCAGCATCGACAATGTCGCGCCGGACGCAGTCTCCAAGAAGAGCCTGCGTCTGCTCGACCGCAAGCTCGAGTGGCTCGCGGAGCATGCCCTGTTCGACGTGCACATCAACTCGGTGCTCGGCGCCGGCGTCCCGCAGCCGGAGGACGCTTATGCGATCACGCAGCGGGCACGCGCCCTTGGGTTCTCCACGTCGGTGGGCATCATTCATGATGGCAGCGGGCACCTCAAGCCTCTCGCGCCCAAGGAGCGGGAGGTCTACGACGCCATCGCGCGCGACGCGCGCGACATGCCGGGCTATTTCAAGAACCTCTATTCGGGGTTGCGGCGGCACGAGCGGAACCTCGTCGAGGGGCGTCCCAATCGGTGGCGCTGTCGCGCAGGCGCGCGGTATCTCTATATTTGCGAGGACGGCCTCGTGCACTACTGCTCGCAGCAGCGCGGCGCGCCAGGGATCCCGCTGGAGGCGTATGCCGTGTCCGACATCCGGCGTGAGTTCCTTGCGCCGAAGTCCTGCGCGCCGTACTGCACCATCGGCTGCGTGCACCGCGTCTCCGTCATGGACTTCTGGCGCGCGCCGCAGGACCCGCCCCAGGCCCATTGATGGCTTCGGGCCATCGACAGGCTTCGGGCCATCGACTCGTAGATCCCCGGACCGTGTGCTAGACTTCTTAGGTTCTCCTGATGGACGCTCGTTCAACAGGGGAGCTCTTCCCACCACACCGGCCGGCGTAGCTCAGTTGGTAGAGCAGCTGATTCGTAATCAGCAGGTCATCGGTTCGAGTCCGATCGCCGGCTCCAATAGAATCAATCACTTACGGGAATCACACAGAGCGCTCGAGAGGCTTCGGGTAGCGGATGGGTAGCGTCAGAGAAACGCCCCAATTCCTCGTCCGGGCTTCGGTAGGCTTTCGCTCGACACAACCCCAGGAGATCCGCGATACTGGCGTGGAGACGACAACCAATGCTCGTGCTACACCTTGAGGTTGACCGCGAAGAGGATGGCCGCTGGCTGGCCGAAGTGATCGATCTGCCCGGCGTGCTCTGCTATGGCGAGACCGAAGATGACGCGCGCCGCCAGGCTATTGCGCTCACGTTCCGGGTGCTTGCTGACCGCGCCGAGCATGGCGAGCTCGAAGAATCATCCCTCCATCAGCTCTCCCTGGTTACCGCGTGAGTCAGTGGCCGAGCACACAGGCGCCTCGCGTCCTGCGTGCGCTCGAGAAGATCGGCTGGTCGATGAAGCGTCAAAGCGGCTCACACCGGGTCCTCGCGCGTCCCGGATGGCCGGATTACGTGTGGGCCTTTCACGATAAGGTAGAACTTGGCCCGACGATGCTGTCGCGCATCGCCAAGCACACGGGACTGACCCCCGCTGATTTGTAGCCCCGTACGACAACGCCGACCCTATCGGTCCGTGACCGTCCGTGACCGTCTCAGACCGTCACTGCTCGTGCGCCCAGCACCAGCAGACCGCCGCGACGGCGAAACACAGGAGGCTCAGCATAGGGTTCGAGGATGCCGGCGTGTGCCGTCTGCATGAAGCGCGCGCCCTAGAGACCACTCCAGGACGACGGGCAGGGCACACACGGCACTTGCGGTCGGCCGGCGCAACCGGGATCGCGCCCCGCCTTTCTTAGACGCCCGCGTTGCGGAACAGCGTCCGGTATTCGTCGATGCCGGCAGCCAAATCGAGCCTGATCTTGGTCTCGACGCCATCGATGTCGAACCCGACGCGCGTCTCGACGAACGGGCCCGCCTCGCCACTGAGCTCGAAGTAGCGCAGCCCGCCTGGCGTCGGTTCACTCCCGACATACCAGGGATCCGCGGCCAACCGCGCATCAACGACGACACTCAACCTGTAGGGCTGGACGTCGCTGGACGTCGCCGGCGTGATATCGGCCACGAATTGCCGCCCCTCCGTCTCGCGCTTGGGAGCGACGATGAGGTATCGCGGCTCGAGGTTCAACACATGCCCATCGGGCGAGGTCTGCGTCCGTAGCGCCTCGACCGCCTCGCTCACCGTCGTCAGCGAGATCGCGCCAGGCGTGCCGATGTTGTTGTGCGATGCGTGAAAGACCGGGAACCCGTCCGCCATGTTCGCCGTCGACTCCAGCGCCGCGACCAGTCGATCCGCAATCAGCCGGGCCGCCGCCCGTCCACCGCTCTGCATCGCACGAGACAGCGCGTCCAGATCGTCATTGACCAACGCCTGCCGGCTCACGCTGAACACACGGCCGAAGGTCGCAAGCTGGAACGTCTCGCCGCCTTCCGTGATCGTGGCCCGCTGAAACTCGCCGTGCTCGAGCACTTGCGTGAGATCGGGAAAGTTATCGACCTGCAAACTCCGCGTGGGCTTGAAATCGTTGATCGTGCCGCGCCTCGCCACCGCAATGATGCCGCTCCGCGCTTCTTCGTACGCACTCTGGAGCGTCTTATTCGCGACGTCACCAAGGATGCCGGGAAAGTCCGATGTCGTGTGAAATCCACTACGCTGCTCGAGCAGCGCGCCCACGACCTGGCTGTCAGACATCGTCCGCGTCGAGACGCCGTGCGCGCTCAACAGCTCGCGGCCAAGCACAGTCAGCGACATTCGAGCAAACGGCGCCGCGTGCTGTGACGGCTGCGTGCCGCTCATCCGGGCATACAGCCCCTCGGCCATCTGGCTACGCAGCTCGTGATGGCTCGATCCATGCACACGATCGCGCTCGGGCGCGCCGGTCGGCCCAGCGTTCGGCGGCAGCTGCGCATCGCGACGCGCCAAGTGGTCGATCAACGCTGCGCGCGCTTCGTCCAACGTCGAGCAATTGCGTCGGATAAACGCATCGGCATCGGCGATTGAGAGGTGGAAGTTTCTGCATTGCTCGACGAAGAACGCCTCGACCGATTGGCTCGTGTCGAGCTGAATGCGGTTCTG from Luteitalea sp. includes the following:
- a CDS encoding radical SAM protein, which codes for MSGARRRSVVRLWRRASRFVRGARLVAYGLVDTDHPLLAQMVVTRRCNLDCTYCNEFDKVSAPVPLVAILRRLDKLAAFGTAAVACTGGEPLLHPDLDALLRGMRERGMTSALLTNGYLLSPKRIEALNQAGLDYLQISIDNVAPDAVSKKSLRLLDRKLEWLAEHALFDVHINSVLGAGVPQPEDAYAITQRARALGFSTSVGIIHDGSGHLKPLAPKEREVYDAIARDARDMPGYFKNLYSGLRRHERNLVEGRPNRWRCRAGARYLYICEDGLVHYCSQQRGAPGIPLEAYAVSDIRREFLAPKSCAPYCTIGCVHRVSVMDFWRAPQDPPQAH
- a CDS encoding addiction module toxin, HicA family; translation: MSQWPSTQAPRVLRALEKIGWSMKRQSGSHRVLARPGWPDYVWAFHDKVELGPTMLSRIAKHTGLTPADL
- a CDS encoding arginyltransferase; protein product: MSDILVWDGLEPCPYLLDRKARMPLRLPSRRLTPPEVDARLATGERRLGALWYRTACPTCAACVPLRLDVRRFTPSRWGRRVLRRGDARFHVRTGRPSVDAPRLALHNKHLIERGLADGRAQTIGADTYRRHFVTTTCDTLELSYEVDGRLAMVAITDRGQESLSAVYCYYDTGLAQLSPGSYSILKQWQLCRQWELRYLYLGFYIADSPRMRYKARFVPHERLIDGVWQPFPTQ
- a CDS encoding type II toxin-antitoxin system HicB family antitoxin, with product MLVLHLEVDREEDGRWLAEVIDLPGVLCYGETEDDARRQAIALTFRVLADRAEHGELEESSLHQLSLVTA